Genomic segment of Arachis stenosperma cultivar V10309 chromosome 4, arast.V10309.gnm1.PFL2, whole genome shotgun sequence:
tttaaatctctttactgcatcaatgaatcatgcaggaaactcactaataatttcaaatcattaaaaattaaaattgtatcaattaatccatactggaaaaactgataggtgtcagatggggaagcCTCTGAAAATATAACAAgttttgttagctgttctttggcaataggataatatcccaagattgcccttttttcttcagtccaattcagaactatgttaagggtttctctgagatttgatctacagacccttttcttttccttgatttcagcccttgtaggaatgtttcttattattcctgttctctgggtttgaattggagctttatctgctctttttagggtttgctctggatgaagagcttcatattccctgaaagattcctttgcttcttccagtgttaaaaaccctcctttatgaattatccttgattgatgtgtaaatggtgctgctttttcccaggcatcatatactcctttcatggggccattataaattacataatattttttatcttgggtggattttttgataatttcagcaattgttttattttctggaattttttcttcacctgatttgtccaccacgcttagctggctgaactctgatggttttggttgttgtgttgatttcattgcttcgatggccttcttgagagattggatctgtgtccttatttACTGACAATGCTTGCACTTTTCGAGTTCTTGTTCGTATTTctgaatttcttgatctaatgcgttgtagacgaactccattctcttgttaatgtatctgcaataacatttttgtcacccttaatatattcaatttttattggatattgtaacaagaataattgccatcttaccaatcgtccatgattataatcaacttttaaattatatcgtatgaaacctgttaggtaacttgaatctgtccttaatgtaaattctttgggtagtaaatcaattttccatttcttaagagatttaattgctgctagagtttccttttcatgagtggtatatctctgttctgttggagtaaaagtccctgaaatatacttgcaaagtaattccttttgggaatatttagaatctactgattctttttcttgttccaaactttttatagctttcttagcttttagacatcctgaccaggttatgtctgaagcatcggtttctactattaagtagtcattttcttctggaatataaagttctggaagtttttcacataactctttaattctttgaatttgcatactatctttttcatcccatttccatacttttttagtacttatttttggaaataagcttttagtgtattctgttatattctttaaaaattcctgatcagaaatataatttatacaccctaaaaatctttgtaattgttttctatcttctattttattaggaaataaatttaccttttctagaacatttggttgaagttttagctttccgtgagtggatagaattaatccaaggaactctatttcttgttttgctattcttgctttctttttactaagaactaatcctttttccttgcatctttctaaaactattaataatttttgaagatgatcttctttatcctgttttgtaaaaattagtatatcatcaatgtatactaaaacaaagtcatttaactcttttagattttcttccataaatctttgataaatacctggggcttgctttaatccgaatggtaatacattccattcataaagcaacacacttgttgattcttttgttgggcaagtaaaagcagttaatttctttgtttcttcgtctaaacgaagttgccaatatcctgattttgcatcaagatatgaaaaccaagttgctcctttgattttttctaaaatagaatcttttcttggaagtttatgagcatcaccaatagttgcttcattcattttcttatagtttattaccattcttcgtttttcccttttaatttcattattgttttcaacgtaaaaagctggagccgcatgaggacttttacttgatcttataattcctttttccaaaagatctttacactctaatgagaactcttctctatctcgCGCGGAATaagaaattttatttggaacatttatctcttttgtgtgatcttttaatttaatgcttactaattcgttatttgtatttttaatatctaaagattttcagcacaaatttcatccaagagttcttctatctttatttcaatattattttttggaatatttatctgaaagtatagatttaaataacatgtttctaatatagaaaatattttaaattttaagatcttatctatagtagtagttggtatttttatacgttttgatttttgatttattgaagaatcatgtggagcttttaaaactatatatgttaattcttgaatgaatggatgatatagctttaaaaagttatttcctatgataaaatccattccagaatctaacatatatatagatggaacaatgaacctataattttgaataaaaatttcaaccatctctgctttttggtcaattttatgtattgatttgtcagctattctaactcttaatggtttctttaattttttccaatcaagttttatatttgaactagcaaagcattgtgttgccccagaatctatgaaagtatttataaacttttctgttatttttatagtaataaatgtagcattattactcagtctctgagtctgtttccgagacatattcaaaaatatagtctaagttatcatcagattcttctaatggttccatgaaacaagacttagcaatttctatttgtttagtaagatcctttttatccttctttttcgggcattcatttgcgtagtgttcttcttcttggcagtaccaacatttacaattttcttttttattcgggcaatagttatttctttgtcttttgtttttattgttattttcttttctaaaatatctctttcttctccagtttggatagtattttctttttctaaattgatattttctttttctttgaagatTTTTATTAAGAGCATATTTTTGAGGTATCTCctcattatcctgacagcaaattctgattatatttgcaaatcttttttgagttgcttcttgcatacaacgttcttttatttcctctcttatagCAGAGGTTGCTCctccaaaattattttcaattgttcctctatttatttctcttataaatcttcccattataaattcattagcaggatatggaagttttgttatagacatactaagataatgatttttatcttcttcttttaatttgtaataatgtattctatattcgcatatataagattccacattacatagatcatatatctgaatattagctaaatgattttttgcttcttgatattctttattatagacttcttgtttatgatctataatattttttccaaaaaattctttaaatagaatcatcattatatataatatcttatcataagctgttgctcttgttgctaattcttctattatttggttttctattgatgtcatataatctcttatagttcctttagtatgaaaccctatgtagttccaaatatctcttccagacaattcactaagctttggattagtaaaagcttctaataaaaaggaattcaaccaattttcgaaaatttctttttcattctttttacagtctaagtcaagcattctttctccttccatttcctggattttagggacgtattttgatggtatttttgtatattttgaatctttatttatgaacccttttttaaaagcataattatcaaaacatgtttctcatttaaattgagattgattattcttagatgttccagcttcatttttaacttgtattggaattgctggttcttcgtcacttgaataatctaagatatgttcttcattttctatattttcagaatttactaattcttcttctatttgaaattcctgttccataatattattttcttgagccatttttaattgtttaaaaagcattgtaacttcttctaatttttcttcaatattcataattttagtggtggttttacttttaaatctgttatgttaattatgttttgaaatttttcttccttggaattctcttttttcttatttctttgaaattttatggatgttaatatttcttcaagcatatctactatagaatttaattgtgggttaaaagtatgatatagatgtggggaatcatttccatggtaacattttttagaaattccgtgtgaaaaataagttttttcaggtttttgaagtccttcaataaaacttatagtaaaataaatattttgagaaaaatcattttgtattgattttaagaattcggtgtcattacaattaacattagttaaaatcattaatttttgatctattaattttgataacttaattatttcttctcttaaatcttctaatttacttttttccattaggtgacacttttctttgtgaagagttACACTTTTAACTTAAAAATGTAACTCTAGCCACCACTAGTTACCATAGTCATAGCCACCAGAGACATGGCTTAATATGAATTCATATTATGTTGTGTGACACACTTTGTATccaattcaaaatatatattttgagATAGGTATATACAAcgattatttataaaataaaaaatatacttgtactttttttttgcatatttctggtgtaaatttttaatagtataaaagataaatttttatttttttattaattacttttaataataaagatagaaaatGTCCGTCAGTATATATAACATTACTCCATTTGTAATAGACAatttaaagtaaaaataatgttagaaagataaaaaaaattaaaatttattttatttaatatttattaattattacactaattaataaatgttaaataaagtaattttgtgttgattttgaattttttttgttagcaAATATTTCTGTTAAAGTaacatctctttctatttttgatGTGCCAAATGAGTAGCAACAATTTTGGCAATGGCAAGAGTAGGATCCATCATATTGCTCCTTGGTTCGTGGTGGTTGCATAAAGTTGTAAGAAAAAGAGTAGCAAAGAAACGCAAAGAAAAAAACTTCAAACAAAATGGAGGATTGTTGCTGCAACAGAGATTGTCCACGGgtgaagttagtgttgaaaaaGTTAAACACTTGAGCCTGAAGGATTTGGAGAAAGCCACAGACAGCTTTAATGTGAACAGAATACTTGGAAAAGGAGGCCAAGGTACTGTCTACAAGGGCATGCTTGTTGATGGTCAAATTGTAGCAGTTAAAAAGTTCAAAGTTGAGGGAAATGTTGAAGAATTCATCAACGAATTCGTCATTCTTTCACAAATTAACCATAGAAATGTGGTTAAGTTGTTAGGGTGTTGTTtggagacagaaattcctctgCTTGTTTATGAATTCATTCCTAATGGTAATCTCTTCCAATATTTGCATGACCAAAATGAAGACTTACCAATGACATGGGAAATGCGTTTGAGAATTGCCACTGAAGTTGCAGAAGCTATATTTTATTTACACTCTGCTGCTTCTCAACCCATTTATCATAGAGATGTgaaatcaacaaatattttgtTGGATGAAAAGTACAGAGCAAAAGTAGCTGATTTTGGAGCATCTAAAATGATTTCTCTTGAAGATACTCACCTCACAACCGCAGTTCAAGGAACCTTTGGCTATTTAGATCCCGAATACTTTCATACAAGTCAATTAACAGAGAAAAGTGATGTGTATAGTTTTGGAGTAGTTCTTGTCGAGCTTCTAACCGGACAAAAACCAATATCATCGTCGAGAACGGAAGAAGCCAAAAGTTTGTctcattattttatttgttctaTGGAGGAAAATCGTGTATTTGATATCATTGACGAAAGGGTGACAAAAGAGGGGGAAAAAGAGCATATAATTGCAGTTGCTAATCTTGCATATAGGTGCTTGGAGTTAAATGGGAGAAACAGACCTAGTATGAAAGAAGTTGCAAGTGAACTATATAGGATCTTGAAATTGGAAATGAAGCCTAGCACACAACAAAACATTGAAGAAACTGAGTTTGCTGGAATTGAAGAATATCAATCTTGGGCTGCATCTTCTGTTTCTGATATAGGTTCAAATTAAACTCTAAGCAACACAATACCCACTTCAAAGTCAGAGATAATAATGCCTATTTTCTTCAAATAATTGGTTTGTTTTCTCAATTTGTTTTGTTGTGTCTAAATTTAAATAGTTCTAGGGTGGAGACATGCATATATACTCCAATAGCCTTCTAACTTTTTGAGTGTCAGAAAAATCATTAATATTTGTATACAAAACCATGGCACATAACTATAATAAAGAGGAACAAGATTTGTTGAGTAACTTAACACAAAATAAGTTAtctataatatatattagttaagGATTCGCTCAATATAGAATGCGCCTTTTTTTATTGCATTTCATTGACTTGACCCAAATTTAAGCAAAGAAATGAATACTTTCATGTggtaatttaaaaatatgactTTGTTATACATTGACTAGTAGTAGTAGCATCATTGTGATAATACTGTTGCGTGTCATTACCcagttcatttatttttttatactctAGCTAGCTATTCTATCTAAATATAAGTCTATTCGTAGTAGAAATTTCGCAGCTAGCCACCAGCACGAATTGAAGCTAAATTTTGCgcataattttatgtattaattgaattattattaatatttgcAAATCTTCATTGTCAAGGGACCAACTTCCACGCAACTGCGATCCTCCCACTGCGTGGCTACTGTATATTTACCTAGCCGCTAATGGTTCTTGAATTTGCGTTTCATGTCATGTTAATACCGTGCTCTTCTAGCATTTGCACAATACCAAAATGCTTTCATAGCACAATTTGACGCAATTCTACATGTGGAGATGTTGAAATGAAATCTTTAATgttttgttattataatttgtttcttctaaaaataaatttttctcttgacccaaaaaaaaaaaaaaaaaagacttaaATAGAAAATTCCTTGTTTGTATGAAAAAAAGTTTggaaaaattattctaaatgaCCGTTAagaagatttaattattaaaaatgatctttaataccaaaattaataaaaaagacCAAATCtctttataatatttaagaagacgaaccaaatctttttataataaggagataaatctttttataattaaaaagcCCTCTTGTCATGAAGGGTGCCCTTGAAGCTTAGTCTATATTGTTGAAGAAGCAAATTCACTTTCCACTCCTCCATAATTTTATAGTTCCCTTTGGTATAGCATGGATAGTGAAGaggcatttgaaactctgaacAAGTAGTAGGATATTCTTGTTGGGTTAATCCTTCTTCAGCAGTTTTGTCAATAGGGTAGTACCCCAAAACATGGCAAGTTGAGTGAACAAGCCATCTAAGAGCCATTTAGACAATGTAATCTTAGAGGCAGTtaggggtggcaagcggggaAACCCGCCCCACCCCGCCAAAAGCCTGCCCTTTGGCGGGCTGGCACGCCCCGTCTCGCCTCGCCTGGTGAGGTGGTCCTAGAATCCTAGCCCGCCCCGCCTAACGGCGGGCTGGCGGGCCGGCGGGCTAAGCCCGCCAAAtaacctctttttttttttacttttaactattaaataatatatataaatgtataaaaaaatctctcctattttttacttttaactattataatttctaaaagtataaacaaattataatttttatattcacaaacattaaagtctttgtaattataaatatctaataaatataattataaaccaagttttcatccaaaacctaattataaatattgttcccaaagcaaaataaatataattcaaaacataattataaatattgtctctaaaacaaaataaatataatccaaaatacttaattttcatcttcattctcttgtaagttgggttgggAGAAGTTggattttggtaaaaaaattgtaaaaatacccCTTGCTAAAAAAATTCTAAGCCCGACGGAGAAGCCCGCCCCGCTCCGCCAAAGTCCGCCAAAACCCGCGGTTTAAGCGGTGCGGGTTGGGCGGGCTTTTACTATTTGGCGGTCCCAATTTTCCAGCCCAACCCGCCTTTTTTTGGCGGGTTATGCGGGCCGGCCCGGCGGGTTTaggcccgtttgccacccctagaGGCAATAGTGCTCCAATTTTTGTTTCAGGTGAATCTTGCACATATTAAGCATGTTTATATATAGGTGCACTGTACACAATAATAGCgtatacataaaataatttcggacaaaattaataaaaaaatattaagatatttgaatattcattcgtactcttGCTAATAATTGAATGATAgacatttattatttgattattttttattaattatttattatttttatttatttttttgtttttgtgatCTTTAGCTAACgagaaaaaaagataaaagatcataaaagtaaaaaataaataaataataaaaattaccaaaattttagaaaaaaaattgttaatataaaaattataaaaaataaataaataaataattaaaaattaatattttaataattaaatttttctaaCGATCTTTtagagtaattttttttaaattaattaactaattaatctCAAGTGAATATTCATACATATCTATATAGCGTTGAGAATCAAACAGCATATATTAAagattacaaaaaataattaaggaTATAATTATCTCcttataaaaagatttgattcttcttaaatattataaaaagatttggtCCTTCTTACTAATTTTGGTATTAAAAgtcatttttaataattaaatctttttaacggtcctttagaataatttttctaaaaagttttgaaaattacataaaacaaataaataaactattTATCATATACACTATACAGCTAATCTGGGATATATAAAATGAATATAATAattagagtaaagtatcatttttgtctttaacgtttggggtaagtctcaaagttgtccctaacgttttaaaattgactcaatgttgttctgccgttagggatccgttaacagaattaacagcgggacaaaattgagacgattttgaaacgttagggacttaaataggacgaaaacgttagggacaaaaacgatacataaaaataaattttaatttaattttatctttcaataatattaattttttactgtacatagtattcaattattttttaaatacatctaaataaattacacttaatcacattactttcattttaaataaattaatttttttataattttaaagaattttgatatattagagacaaaaggtataatttatattttattgtatatatattattttttttctacaaatttatatactagtcattttacaaacatttcatgataactaaaaatgtttaagagtaaaattataaaaaaaattaattaatttaaaatgaaagtaatatgatcaagtgtaatttacttagatgtaattaaaaaataattgaatactatgtatagtaaaaaattgatattattgaaggataaaattaaaatttatttctatgtatcatttttgtcctcaacgtttttgtcctatttaagtccttaacatttcaaaatcgtctcaattttgttcTGCCGTCAACTatgttaacggatccctaacagcaggataacattgagtcaattttgaaacgttagggattTAAATAGGACTATTGAAATGTTAGGAACAATTTTAGAACTTACCCCAAATATCGAGGAAAAAACCCATATTTTACTCTAATAATTAACTTGGTTATTTATCTT
This window contains:
- the LOC130973639 gene encoding wall-associated receptor kinase-like 1, with translation MHSFATTHAMFLQLAFDIILTFLCFVHTPESAQITISPKCDSMCGKFEIPYPFGMNDPACYVGKWFEIECLTKSMNNVPTLTPYLKAIDLEVKFIDVLRSTVTIWSSTFTLNCHHDFVVSPPPFIYLRGSPFVYSQEKNKFVALGCNLVTYLLSNAVQVGACASFCDSNDDIFYHSISGNYCSGKYCCESSLPLYLSEFNVTSERLTGKNRSQSDCSYAMIVEEAVLESVSSSLADLTNLKFTAVLAWEIVNSSLQLPDNCQNSYITSSERSHSGRTCNCYDGFVGNPYIPGGCIKGKTIHHRGSGYLATILAMARVGSIILLLGSWWLHKVVRKRVAKKRKEKNFKQNGGLLLQQRLSTGEVSVEKVKHLSLKDLEKATDSFNVNRILGKGGQGTVYKGMLVDGQIVAVKKFKVEGNVEEFINEFVILSQINHRNVVKLLGCCLETEIPLLVYEFIPNGNLFQYLHDQNEDLPMTWEMRLRIATEVAEAIFYLHSAASQPIYHRDVKSTNILLDEKYRAKVADFGASKMISLEDTHLTTAVQGTFGYLDPEYFHTSQLTEKSDVYSFGVVLVELLTGQKPISSSRTEEAKSLSHYFICSMEENRVFDIIDERVTKEGEKEHIIAVANLAYRCLELNGRNRPSMKEVASELYRILKLEMKPSTQQNIEETEFAGIEEYQSWAASSVSDIGSN